In Asanoa sp. WMMD1127, one genomic interval encodes:
- a CDS encoding extracellular solute-binding protein has product MARMRGIAVLAAVTLAVGGCGGVGGGDDDSGGGAAGKGAITTLGFSLPDEIATTRVETFKKAHPDIPVTITEGAFDEQQFLSAVASGNPPDLVYMNRKLIGTYAKQGSVLPLDDCIAKQGIDMAQYRPAAKDEVTLDGKVYGIPEFYSVRVVYMNEALLREAGLTPDDVNLADWAGLAGINAKLTKVEGGKLTRIGIDPKIPEFLPMWAKANGADLLSPDGKTAKLDDPKVAEALATGLSLIRDQGGWGKFKAFRDTFDFFGAQSPLAKNQIAVWPMEDWYLNVAGRETPKAELAVRPFVDRSGNPITFASGSAWVVPKGAKNPDAACTFAKTMTATDTWYAAAKVRADKRAAEKTPFTGLYTGNIEADKRIFAELYKPSGNQRFDDAVQTILSVQDKGFSLPASPAGAEFDKAWYDAANRALSGGGDGSAELARGQQEASAALSRAAG; this is encoded by the coding sequence ATGGCAAGGATGCGCGGCATAGCGGTGCTCGCGGCGGTCACACTGGCGGTCGGAGGTTGTGGCGGCGTCGGCGGCGGTGACGACGACAGCGGCGGCGGGGCGGCCGGCAAGGGCGCCATCACCACGCTCGGCTTCAGCCTGCCCGACGAGATCGCCACGACCCGGGTCGAGACCTTCAAGAAGGCCCACCCGGACATCCCGGTGACGATCACGGAGGGCGCCTTCGACGAGCAGCAGTTCCTGTCGGCGGTCGCGTCGGGCAACCCGCCGGACCTCGTCTACATGAACCGCAAGCTGATCGGCACCTACGCCAAGCAGGGTTCGGTCCTGCCGCTCGACGACTGCATCGCCAAGCAGGGCATCGACATGGCGCAGTACCGCCCGGCGGCCAAGGACGAGGTCACCCTCGACGGCAAGGTGTACGGCATCCCGGAGTTCTACAGCGTCCGCGTCGTCTACATGAACGAGGCGCTGCTGCGGGAGGCCGGCCTGACGCCGGACGACGTCAACCTCGCCGACTGGGCCGGCCTGGCCGGGATCAACGCGAAGCTGACCAAGGTCGAGGGCGGCAAGCTCACCCGGATCGGCATCGACCCCAAGATCCCCGAGTTCCTGCCGATGTGGGCCAAGGCCAACGGCGCCGACCTGCTCTCCCCCGACGGCAAGACCGCCAAGCTCGACGACCCGAAGGTGGCCGAGGCGCTCGCCACGGGCCTGTCGCTGATCCGCGACCAGGGCGGCTGGGGCAAGTTCAAGGCGTTCCGCGACACGTTCGACTTCTTCGGCGCGCAGAGCCCACTGGCCAAGAACCAGATCGCGGTGTGGCCGATGGAGGACTGGTACCTCAACGTCGCCGGCCGCGAGACGCCCAAGGCCGAGCTCGCGGTGCGGCCGTTCGTCGACCGGTCCGGCAACCCGATCACCTTCGCGTCCGGCTCCGCCTGGGTCGTGCCCAAGGGCGCCAAGAACCCCGACGCCGCATGCACGTTCGCCAAGACCATGACCGCGACCGACACGTGGTACGCGGCCGCGAAGGTGCGCGCCGACAAGCGGGCGGCGGAGAAGACGCCGTTCACCGGGCTCTACACCGGCAACATCGAGGCCGACAAGCGGATCTTCGCCGAGCTCTACAAGCCGAGCGGCAACCAGCGCTTCGACGACGCCGTGCAGACCATCCTCTCGGTGCAGGACAAGGGCTTCTCGCTGCCGGCGTCGCCCGCCGGCGCCGAGTTCGACAAGGCCTGGTACGACGCCGCCAACCGGGCCCTGTCCGGCGGTGGCGACGGCAGCGCGGAGCTCGCCCGCGGCCAGCAGGAGGCCTCGGCCGCGCTGAGCCGCGCCGCGGGCTGA
- a CDS encoding cytochrome P450, protein MTVSIRDSSAALLLKGYAWLPDERRRSPDGVVVTRLMGQPAFGIAGPAAARWFYDERHVRRSGAVPGFVQSTLFGHGAVHTLDSLSHRHRKAMFLALFTDDRIADLVAHTGAAWDAAVPTWAGRPVSLFDESARVLADGVARWVGLPRDYELAHDCVAMVDGFATAGPRHWRARIARRRQEDRLAELVTGLRRQGGAGGDTAVDVVTHHRDDDGHLLSPRTAAVELLNIVRPTVAVSWFVAFTGHALHHWPAHRAALRDGDPAYARAFAHEVRRFYPFAPFVGGRAAPGGAEFAGHAIPEDALVLLDLYGQSHDPALWKDPYLFSPDRFLGPDAEAALEAFTFVPQGGGNPATGHRCPGEPNTVALLSDLAMRVARLDYAVPPQDLAIPLSRIPTRPRDGMLVTS, encoded by the coding sequence ATGACGGTGTCGATTCGGGACAGCTCCGCCGCACTGCTGCTCAAGGGTTACGCCTGGCTACCCGACGAGCGCCGCCGATCCCCCGACGGGGTGGTGGTGACCCGGCTGATGGGTCAGCCCGCCTTCGGAATCGCCGGCCCGGCCGCGGCCCGCTGGTTCTACGACGAGCGGCACGTCCGGCGGTCCGGCGCCGTCCCGGGCTTCGTGCAGTCCACGCTCTTCGGCCACGGCGCCGTGCACACGCTCGACAGCCTGTCCCACCGGCACCGCAAGGCGATGTTCCTCGCCCTGTTCACCGACGACCGGATCGCCGACCTGGTCGCCCACACCGGTGCCGCCTGGGACGCGGCCGTGCCGACCTGGGCCGGCCGGCCGGTGTCGCTGTTCGACGAGTCCGCCCGCGTGCTGGCCGACGGGGTGGCCCGCTGGGTGGGCCTGCCCCGCGACTACGAGCTCGCGCACGACTGCGTGGCCATGGTCGACGGGTTCGCGACCGCCGGGCCACGGCACTGGCGGGCCCGGATCGCCCGCCGGCGCCAGGAGGACCGGCTCGCCGAGCTGGTCACCGGCCTCCGCCGGCAGGGCGGCGCGGGCGGCGACACCGCGGTCGACGTCGTCACCCACCATCGCGACGACGACGGCCACCTGCTGAGCCCACGGACCGCCGCCGTCGAGCTGCTCAACATCGTGCGGCCGACGGTCGCGGTCAGCTGGTTCGTGGCGTTCACGGGACACGCCCTGCACCACTGGCCCGCGCACCGGGCGGCCCTGCGCGACGGCGACCCGGCGTACGCCCGGGCGTTCGCGCACGAGGTCCGCCGCTTCTATCCGTTCGCGCCGTTCGTCGGCGGCCGGGCGGCCCCGGGCGGCGCCGAGTTCGCCGGGCACGCGATCCCGGAGGACGCGCTGGTCCTGCTCGACCTCTACGGCCAGAGCCACGACCCCGCACTGTGGAAGGACCCCTATCTCTTCTCCCCCGACCGGTTCCTCGGGCCCGACGCGGAGGCCGCGCTCGAGGCCTTCACGTTCGTGCCGCAGGGCGGCGGCAACCCGGCGACGGGTCACCGCTGCCCGGGCGAGCCCAACACGGTCGCGTTGCTGAGCGACCTCGCGATGCGGGTGGCCCGGCTCGACTACGCCGTGCCGCCGCAGGACCTGGCCATTCCGTTGAGCCGCATCCCGACCCGACCGCGGGACGGCATGCTCGTCACATCGTGA
- a CDS encoding sugar ABC transporter permease, which translates to MAARRRRSVLARREARWALLFLAPWIVGFLVFYAGPMIASLWLSFTDYDIVNPPEFVGLDNYRQMLADPMVARSLRNTVYYTVLHVPLAMALSLGLALLLNRVGRLSGFFRTVFYLPVMTPAVAVGILFLLLLNTQDGLVNGFLGWFGIDGPSWTTDPAWVMPGIVLMSLWSLGSTVIIYLAALQNVPRELHEAATVDGAGPWQRFRSVTLPMISGALFFTLVVNTIAALQMFTEVYTMYFGNQTTQQRFDADAATFYVIYLFQQAFQFLHMGFASALAWLLFLVILVITLVQVRLSKRWVYYESEES; encoded by the coding sequence ATGGCGGCACGGCGCCGCCGGTCGGTCCTCGCCCGGCGGGAGGCGCGGTGGGCGCTGCTGTTCCTGGCGCCGTGGATCGTCGGCTTCCTGGTGTTCTACGCCGGGCCGATGATAGCGAGCCTGTGGCTGAGCTTCACCGACTACGACATCGTCAACCCGCCGGAGTTCGTCGGGCTCGACAACTACCGGCAGATGCTGGCCGACCCGATGGTCGCCCGGAGCCTGCGCAACACCGTCTACTACACGGTGCTGCACGTGCCGCTGGCGATGGCCCTCTCACTGGGCCTGGCGCTCCTGCTGAATCGGGTCGGCCGGCTGTCGGGCTTCTTCCGCACCGTGTTCTACCTGCCGGTGATGACGCCGGCCGTGGCGGTAGGCATCCTGTTCCTGTTGCTGCTCAACACCCAGGACGGGCTGGTCAACGGCTTCCTCGGCTGGTTCGGCATCGACGGGCCGAGCTGGACGACCGACCCGGCCTGGGTGATGCCCGGCATCGTGCTGATGAGCCTGTGGAGCCTCGGCTCCACGGTCATCATCTATCTCGCGGCGTTGCAGAACGTGCCGCGCGAGCTGCACGAGGCGGCCACTGTGGACGGCGCCGGCCCGTGGCAGCGGTTCCGGTCGGTCACCCTGCCGATGATCTCCGGTGCGCTGTTCTTCACGCTCGTGGTCAACACGATCGCCGCGCTGCAGATGTTCACCGAGGTCTACACGATGTACTTCGGCAACCAGACCACCCAGCAGCGCTTCGACGCCGACGCCGCGACGTTCTACGTCATCTACCTGTTCCAGCAGGCGTTCCAGTTCCTCCACATGGGATTCGCGTCCGCCCTGGCCTGGCTGCTGTTCCTGGTCATCCTCGTCATCACCCTCGTGCAGGTGCGCCTGTCGAAGCGGTGGGTCTACTACGAAAGCGAGGAGTCGTGA
- a CDS encoding carbohydrate ABC transporter permease encodes MTTLPPSTEVAPLPTPLDDRAAPARPPAEPERRGPWRFVFIALLVAAAVVFLLPFVWLVSASLRAPGYVFSTGLLPLPFHPDNYREAFEAVPLPLWLFNSAVVGVAAAVSVTLSSAWVAFGFAYFRFPGRDLLFGLVLATMMLPFAVTMIPTYLIWSELRLTDTQVPLWAGNLFGSAFYIFLLRQFLLSLPRELFEAARVDGASYPGLFWRVAFPLIRPALLVVLVFEFKASWTDLMKPLIYLRDESLFTLPRGLKVVLDRFGYGGEQDWHVVLAGSVIATVPMIIVFFLAQRHFIQGIATTGRKG; translated from the coding sequence GTGACCACCTTGCCGCCCTCGACCGAGGTCGCTCCGCTGCCCACTCCGCTCGACGACCGGGCCGCTCCGGCCCGGCCGCCGGCGGAGCCCGAGCGCCGCGGGCCGTGGCGGTTCGTCTTCATCGCGCTGCTGGTCGCCGCGGCCGTGGTCTTCCTGCTGCCGTTCGTCTGGCTGGTCAGCGCGTCGCTGCGGGCGCCCGGCTACGTGTTCTCCACCGGCCTGCTGCCGCTGCCGTTCCACCCCGACAACTACCGCGAGGCGTTCGAGGCGGTCCCGTTGCCGCTGTGGCTGTTCAACAGCGCGGTGGTCGGGGTGGCCGCGGCGGTGTCGGTCACGCTGTCCAGCGCCTGGGTGGCGTTCGGCTTCGCGTACTTCCGGTTCCCCGGTCGGGACCTGCTCTTCGGCCTGGTGCTGGCGACGATGATGCTGCCGTTCGCGGTCACCATGATCCCGACCTACCTGATCTGGTCGGAGCTGCGGCTCACCGACACCCAGGTGCCGCTCTGGGCGGGCAACCTGTTCGGCTCGGCGTTCTACATCTTCCTGCTCCGCCAGTTCCTGCTCTCGCTGCCGCGCGAGCTGTTCGAGGCGGCCCGGGTCGACGGCGCGAGCTATCCCGGGCTGTTCTGGCGGGTGGCGTTCCCGCTGATCCGCCCGGCCCTGCTGGTCGTGCTGGTCTTCGAGTTCAAGGCGAGCTGGACCGACCTGATGAAACCGCTGATCTACCTGCGCGACGAGAGTCTGTTCACGCTGCCGCGCGGGCTCAAGGTGGTGCTCGACCGCTTCGGCTACGGCGGCGAGCAGGACTGGCACGTCGTGCTGGCCGGCAGCGTCATCGCCACCGTACCGATGATCATCGTGTTCTTCCTCGCCCAGCGCCACTTCATCCAGGGCATCGCCACCACCGGCCGGAAGGGCTGA